A portion of the Caenorhabditis elegans chromosome III genome contains these proteins:
- the C14B9.2 gene encoding putative protein disulfide-isomerase A4 (Confirmed by transcript evidence) — MMFDRRFFALVVLLCVSAVRSTEDASDDELNYEMDEGVVVLTDKNFDAFLKKNPSVLVKFYAPWCGHCKHLAPEYEKASSKVSIPLAKVDATVETELGKRFEIQGYPTLKFWKDGKGPNDYDGGRDEAGIVEWVESRVDPNYKPPPEEVVTLTTENFDDFISNNELVLVEFYAPWCGHCKKLAPEYEKAAQKLKAQGSKVKLGKVDATIEKDLGTKYGVSGYPTMKIIRNGRRFDYNGPREAAGIIKYMTDQSKPAAKKLPKLKDVERFMSKDDVTIIGFFATEDSTAFEAFSDSAEMLREEFKTMGHTSDPAAFKKWDAKPNDIIIFYPSLFHSKFEPKSRTYNKAAATSEDLLAFFREHSAPLVGKMTKKNAATRYTKKPLVVVYYNADFSVQYREGSEYWRSKVLNIAQKYQKDKYKFAVADEEEFAKELEELGLGDSGLEHNVVVFGYDGKKYPMNPDEFDGELDENLEAFMKQISSGKAKAHVKSAPAPKDDKGPVKTVVGSNFDKIVNDESKDVLIEFYAPWCGHCKSFESKYVELAQALKKTQPNVVLAKMDATINDAPSQFAVEGFPTIYFAPAGKKSEPIKYSGNRDLEDLKKFMTKHGVKSFQKKDEL, encoded by the exons ATGATGTTCGACCGGCGCTTCTTCGCACTGGTCGTCCTTCTCTGTGTATCGGCAGTTCGTTCCACGGAAGATGCTTCAGATGATGAGCTGAACTACGAAATGGACGAAGGAGTCGTTGTGCTCACTGACAAGAACTTTGATGCCTTCCTCAAGAAAAATCCAAGTGTTTTAGTGAAGTTCTACGCTCCatg GTGTGGCCACTGCAAGCACTTGGCTCCGGAATACGAGAAAGCATCTTCAAAAGTGTCAATTCCACTGGCCAAAGTCGATGCAACCGTCGAAACAGAACTCGGAAAGAGATTCGAAATTCAAGGATATCCAACTCTCAAATTCTGGAAAGATGGAAAAGGTCCAAACGATTATGATGGAGGTAGAGATGAAGCTGGAATTGTTGAATGGGTTGAGTCGAGAGTTGATCCAAATTATAAGCCACCACCAGAGGAGGTGGTTACTTtgacaactgaaaatttcgatgatttcATTTCCAACAACGAGTTGGTTCTTGTTGAATTCTATGCTCCATGGTGTGGACATTGCAAGAAGTTGGCTCCAGAATATGAGAAGGCTGCCCAAAAGTTGAAGGCTCAAGGATCAAAGGTTAAGCTAGGAAAGGTTGATGCTACAATTGAGAAGGATCTTGGAACCAAGTATGGAGTCAGTGGATACCCAACAATGAAGATCATCAGAAATGGAAGAAGATTTGATTATAACGGACCACGAGAGGCTGCTGGAATCATCAAGTACATGACTGATCAATCGAAGCCAGCTGCtaagaaattgccaaaactgaaGGATGTCGAACGATTCATGAGCAAAGATGACGTCACTATTATTGGATTCTTTGCCACCGAAGACTCAACTGCATTCGAAGCATTCTCTGATTCCGCTGAAATGCTCCGTGAAGAGTTCAAAACAATGGGACATACATCAGATCCAGCTGCATTCAAGAAGTGGGATGCCAAGCCAAATGACATTATTATCTTCTATCCATCTCTGTTCCACAGCAAATTTGAGCCAAAGAGCAGAACATACAACAAGGCTGCTGCCACATCAGAGGATCTTTTGGCTTTCTTCCGTGAACATTCTGCACCACTTGTTGGAAAAATGACCAAGAAGAACGCAGCAACAAGATACACGAAAAAACCATTGGTTGTTGTATATTATAATGCTGATTTCTCCGTTCAATATAGAGAAGGAAGTGAATACTGGAGAtccaaagttttgaatattgcTCAGAAATATCAAAAGGACAAGTACAAGTTCGCTGTTGCTGATGAAGAGGAGTTTGCCAAAGAACTTGAAGAGCTTGGACTTGGAGATTCTGGACTTGAGCATAATGTAGTTGTATTTGGTTATGATGGAAAGAAATATCCAATGAATCCAGATGAGTTTGATGGAGAACTTGATGAGAATCTTGAAGCATTCATGAAACAAATCAGTAGTGGAAAGGCCAAGGCTCACGTGAAGAGTGCTCCAGCTCCAAAAGATGATAAGGGACCAGTTAAAACCGTTGTTGGATCCAACTTTGATAAGATTGTCAATGATGAATCAAAGGATGTACTTATTGAGTTTTATGCTCCATGGTGTGGACATTGCAAGAGCTTTGAATCAAAATACGTTGAATTGGCTCAAGCTTTGAAGAAGACCCAGCCAAATGTTGTTCTCGCCAAGATGGACGCCACGATTAACGATGCTCCAAGCCAGTTCGCAGTTGAAGGCTTCCCAACTATCTACTTTGCTCCAGCTGGAAAGAAg agtgaACCAATCAAATATTCTGGAAATCGTGATTTGGAAGATCTCAAGAAGTTCATGACCAAGCACGGTGTGAAGTCGTTCCAGAAGAAGGACGAGTTGTAA